A section of the Thermotoga caldifontis AZM44c09 genome encodes:
- a CDS encoding MFS transporter — MSQRVRSAMAFIVLMGFVSLFSDIVYEGARGVAGPFLLELGASAAVVAFTAGFGELVGYVLRLFSGYLADRTKRPWLFTLVGYSFNLFAIPLLAFVWDWRIAMLLMILERTGKAIRKPARDSMVSYAAKQVGPGFGFGIEEALDQIGAVSGPLILSLILSFKSGELLERYHFGFSILWIPASISMILLIVGRFLFPRPIEFEKEPTGRSQQSSRLGFEAVLYLVAVGLLAAGFVDFPLMSYHMAKQELFVSAVVPLLYSVAMGVDAASAIFFGRLYDRLGITALIASTAVGSLAAPLTFLAKGKLWVVLGVSLWGISMGAQESVMKAVIAKIIPPEKRGFAYGLLNSVFGVSWFAGSFAMGLLYQSSLGLMVSLSLLLQLGSVAVMYVLKARAAV; from the coding sequence TCAGCCTGTTCTCCGACATAGTGTACGAAGGTGCGCGCGGTGTGGCGGGACCTTTCTTGCTCGAACTCGGTGCGAGTGCCGCGGTGGTCGCATTCACCGCTGGTTTTGGGGAACTCGTGGGTTACGTACTGAGACTGTTCAGTGGTTATCTCGCCGACAGAACGAAGCGACCATGGTTGTTCACTCTGGTGGGTTACAGCTTCAACCTCTTCGCGATCCCGCTGCTCGCGTTCGTGTGGGACTGGAGGATAGCGATGTTGCTGATGATCCTCGAACGAACCGGAAAAGCCATAAGGAAACCCGCCAGGGACAGCATGGTTTCCTACGCCGCCAAGCAAGTGGGTCCCGGGTTCGGTTTCGGAATCGAAGAGGCGCTCGACCAGATAGGTGCCGTGAGTGGGCCTCTGATACTCTCGCTGATCTTGAGTTTCAAGTCGGGTGAATTGCTCGAACGTTACCATTTCGGCTTTTCGATCCTGTGGATACCTGCCAGCATTTCCATGATCCTGCTCATCGTCGGCAGGTTTCTCTTCCCGAGGCCCATCGAGTTTGAAAAGGAACCCACAGGCAGGTCCCAGCAGTCTTCCAGGCTCGGTTTCGAAGCTGTGCTCTATCTCGTCGCGGTTGGCCTGCTGGCGGCAGGTTTCGTGGACTTTCCATTGATGTCCTACCACATGGCCAAACAGGAACTCTTCGTCAGTGCCGTCGTGCCACTGCTCTACTCCGTCGCTATGGGCGTCGATGCCGCATCGGCGATCTTCTTCGGAAGACTTTACGATAGGCTCGGCATAACGGCACTCATAGCCTCCACGGCGGTTGGATCGCTCGCAGCCCCACTGACGTTCCTCGCAAAGGGAAAGTTGTGGGTAGTCCTTGGTGTGAGCCTCTGGGGGATCAGCATGGGAGCTCAGGAATCGGTGATGAAGGCGGTCATCGCGAAGATCATCCCTCCGGAGAAGAGAGGGTTCGCTTACGGTCTTCTGAATTCTGTCTTTGGTGTTTCCTGGTTCGCGGGCAGTTTCGCCATGGGACTTCTGTATCAGAGCTCTCTCGGCTTGATGGTATCGCTGTCTCTGTTACTTCAGCTTGGGAGCGTTGCGGTCATGTACGTGCTCAAAGCCCGCGCGGCGGTTTGA
- a CDS encoding WecB/TagA/CpsF family glycosyltransferase — translation MEKVEIFGLPVSVGTFDEMFSEIRDRVLQRKKTFVVTANATIVVTTIESPEYRKVVRSADLILPDGFGVILAIKRFHRKTSERVTGIDMMLRLCEVAAKEKLKVFLLGSKPEVVEKAAKNLEKTYGSIIAGYHHGYFNGDGPIELISSSRADLLFVGMGVPKQETWIHKHFQKVPAIFAMGVGGSFDVISGYKRRAPKIFQDLKLEWLYRYLQSPRQKKNVPRDVAKLLWYIVKPPRGL, via the coding sequence TTGGAAAAGGTAGAAATCTTCGGCCTGCCAGTGAGCGTAGGGACCTTTGACGAAATGTTCTCGGAGATCAGAGACAGGGTCCTCCAGAGGAAGAAAACTTTCGTCGTCACCGCGAACGCCACCATCGTCGTCACAACGATAGAGAGTCCGGAGTACAGAAAGGTCGTTCGCAGCGCTGACCTCATCCTTCCTGATGGGTTCGGCGTGATCCTCGCGATAAAAAGGTTCCACAGGAAAACGTCCGAACGCGTCACGGGCATAGACATGATGCTCCGTCTCTGCGAGGTCGCAGCGAAAGAGAAACTGAAGGTTTTTCTACTGGGAAGCAAACCGGAGGTCGTCGAAAAGGCGGCGAAGAATCTGGAAAAAACTTACGGCAGCATAATAGCCGGTTACCACCACGGTTATTTCAACGGAGACGGCCCGATAGAACTCATTTCATCTTCCAGAGCCGATCTGTTGTTCGTCGGCATGGGTGTTCCAAAACAGGAAACATGGATACACAAACACTTTCAGAAAGTCCCTGCAATTTTCGCGATGGGCGTGGGCGGCTCGTTCGACGTGATCTCGGGTTACAAAAGGAGAGCCCCGAAGATCTTTCAGGATCTCAAACTCGAATGGCTGTACAGATACCTTCAATCACCACGCCAGAAGAAGAACGTGCCCAGAGATGTTGCCAAACTTCTCTGGTACATCGTCAAACCGCCGCGCGGGCTTTGA